GGTATTTTACTGCTAAAGACAGCATCGGTGGGTTAATTCTTTTGTCCATCTCGAGCATTAGCGTTGCCCCCAGTaagattattatatttattttagtgCATTAGGGATGACAACCATCAACATCGACTCATCAGGTCCATCGATCTCCATACCAACGTGaaaacatatataaacataatGCGTTCGTTTACGGTAGCCGTAGATATATATTACATCATGCTTTAAAACACGTGCAAGTTGATGCCAGATAGATAGATAATTCAGCAATTCCAGCAGATTTATCAGAATTTTGGAGCAGTTGCTAAAGACGAACAGACTTCCTAATCCATCTCAATGATGTATGATCCATTTCAATAGGTAATAagctcaaaaaaagaaaaaaaaaattggaataCATTAAAATATACACCTTCAACACAAAAAATATTACGGTGATATAAAAAGTGCCAAATCACTGTGGTTGTGAGATTGGTGTGATTAACGGCTATAATCATCTGAGTTCTTTTTGCTTAATGCGGTTTTTAACAGCGTCGTCGTTGGTTATCGTCGTCATCGTCATCTAAGCAATGCAGTTAACGTCTTAGTTCGAACCATCATCTACCAAAAGGAGGAGGAAAGTTCTCATGCGTTGTAGCCCTTGCTGTACACGGTGGAGAGCGGGTGGCGGAGGACGGAACTCCAGATGCAATCCACGCCGCCGTCGAGCTCCCCATCGGTGGGATCCTCGAGGAGGCAGAAGGGGCGCGGGGCGGTGGGGGAGAGCCGGTCGCCGGGGACCCCGATGGCGGCAGAGCAGCCATCGACGAGGGAAGAGAAGAAGACGCTACGGAGGTCCCAGCCCTCGGGTTCCGGCACCAGCAGGCGCTCGCCCTTCTGCCACGGGAACTCGAAGAGGCCCGGTGGACGGAACACGTTCGTGTCGTCGACGGCGtcgttattcttcttcttctccttcttcttcttcgaagaCAGGTCCCATGCTTCTCCTCTCGCATCCGACTCCTCTCGGCCTCTCTTCTTGGTGTCTCGATCCATCGTCCTACGAATCACGGCTGCACGATGACATGCAGCAAAGATTAATCGGGAGCCGTTTGCATCTGATGGAAGAGGAAAAAGAGGTGAAGATGTGAATTGGGTTGTTCATTCGTACCTGAGGTCGATTGCTGCGGGGGTGGTGTCTTCTTCCAGGGccggggatatatatatatatatggtcgtGTGTTTATGTATAGGAGAAGAATGGGGACAGCCAATTAGGCTTTGCTCGCACGCCACGCGAACCACCGAAACGGCCTGAACGACTCACAcgctctctcctctcctcttcctcctcctcgtctctcCACGCCTCATTGCTTATCGATAAGCCTTTGGTTTTTGTTGTTATTTTTTGCTTTTCACGTACACGCACACATACATATAAACGAGCATAGCTTTACGAAGAAGACTGCATTAATCGGGCTTCAGCGGGAAAGTGTTGCCTTTCCCAATTTGCGCTATTTAATTTGATTTCAGTATcgaaagtattattattattattattattattattattattattattattattattattattattaccatAGTTTTGATATGGTAATAATTAGCGAAACAATTGATGTCGAATCAAGAAGAGACAGTCGAGTTTAAACCTACCAAATCACAGGCAGGGGTTGAGATGAAGCCATCAGACTTCCTTTGTGATAGCAGCCCCAACATGTGCGCTGGCTCAATCGTTGTGCGATACGTAGATTTTGCCCTATCTTCTCCCTTCTTTTAGTTTCAGTAATAAAAAAACATATCGCTATGGaataattatgatatatatatatatataaagagaaaaaaataataataataataaataatataatatacatgGTTTGATACTTGTtacttatatcatgttagataaaCATCTtgctaaaaaaaattcttttctttTACTCTTTCTAAATTTACTAAAATTTAGTAGAGAAAAATCTTGGaagtattaaaattatttttaaaatatttttaataaaacctAGAGATATATGGGTGTTAGTCCCAAAATTATTAAGAACTCGATTCTGAAACTTGTCGTACACAATAAGAACTGTCCCTCACCATGAatctcaagagagagagagagagagagaatagcaAAGAGAGGACAGAGAACTTAGAATCACTATTAGAGGGTTCTCTATTTGTAGGgttataaaaaatgaaagatttaaaaaatatattttttttttattttaattcatacTGAAGTGGATCAACATATTTTGTCGTTATGAAGAACTGATAAAGATATGTCGAATCTTTATAGGATGATCAAGATATATGTACCCTATCAATAGAATGAGTATTCATAGAATAATTAAGCCCTAACTTTTAAGGTATTTTTCCTATGATGAAAAGTCTTTCCATAATTTAATTTTCCAAGTATAGTGACTTGGGGAATCCAAAAATAACTCTGAACCACAACAATATATCCATAACTATGCTATAACAAAGATAAGGAAATAAATATGAGGAGCATTATTTAGTCCACTATCGATATCCACACTCTAAAACACCCATGTATTTTATGGAAAGCGTCCACAGGCAACGAAGCCTGCATGCAAAGAATTAGTATTACTCTCATCACCACCATAATAGagaaaaagattattttaattCATCAGATTAAAAAAGACTAAAGGAGATCTGAGATGGTTAACTCGCGTGTCCTTAATCAACTTAGCAATCCTACAGCTGCGTTCGGGTCCTTGTCGCCATGAACTTGGTCATCCTTGTGGATAACCAAGAAAGCAACTTGCTTAATCTCGTCCTTAATCCTTGTGGACTACCAACTAGATGTGACCCAGAGCTTTGTTTGGCTTTGCGCGACTCCCATCTTTGCTGTCTGTCGAGTGTCGAGAACCTAACACGCAGGTTTGAGGCTCTTGGTTCATACAGTAAACAACTCTTGTGCGTTGGCTTACCACAGCATTAGGTGTCTGCGAGGAGGGCCAGTAAATGGCTTGGAAGCAATGACTTGTGGGGATAGCGTAAGCGACTAACGCTGGCGAGCTTTACTGGATGTCGATCGGAATGCCGATCCATGCGCTCCTGGATGCATGATTGCTGGAGATGGTTAAGGAGCTTTTGGATTGCGAGCCACTCGAAGTAGAGTCTTCTTTCGAGGTTTTAGAGTTGACCGCACTCTTGAACTAGTTTTTTTGCCTCATTCTTCTTCACGTTCGATTTACCATGTTAGTAGTGACAGCTCCAGATGATGTGCAAGACAAAATGAACTAATAGCAATTCACTTGATCACGCTGCCGATGTAATTGGCTCGTGTTTAGATGCTAAGTAGGTGCATTTTATTAAGAGGAAGTATGCTCGCAATCTTCATTTCATTTATCggaatatattaatacatctacgAAAGAGAAAAGCGACCAAGAAACTCTCTTTCTCCCATCTTTTATCATCCATCCCTTGTGAAGCACAAATATATCATGGGAAAatgctccctttttatttttcttttttccactAAAGCAACCCGTGTTTTAGTTTTTCTTTCCAAATAATACCTAAAATATCTTTCATCAAACCCAATGATgcttcttttatcattttttttctggTTTCGAACTATCATAGTATTTTGTTTggttcatttatagtattttattgagAAACTTAAAAcactataataaaattattaaaaaatattataagtcacATCATATTATGCATCGTTCATTgtcattaaaatattatatttttagatttatagttAGCTTGGTTGAAATTAGAATTCTGTTGGAATCATTTACGATGTTTTCAGGTagaatttatagtatttttgttaCGATGATCGTGATATATTATAACATGTTAATTTTTTGTCCCTATTTGGGTAACATTATtcctaaattattataaatacctaTTTAAATCCTAGTatgatatattaaattatttctaaTGTGTTTTGATTCAATTTGgttcacttataatatttttattgaggtgttgaaaatactataaagttattaaaaaaatatgataagtGATATCATATTTTAAACTAAAAATGAGTTTGGTTGAAGTTATGAGTCCATTTATATCGTAGTATTTTTAAGTaagcttataatatttttatcatagtAACCAAAATAACAGGCCAAACAAATACTATTGGGATTGGTGAGAGATTTTCTGAATATtattcaaagtaaaaaaaaaagcatcattTAGGAACAATAAAAATGAGTCATATTTTGAGAAAagccaaaacttttttttttaagaaaatcgtCCATATATTATCATATAGGTAACAATACTTCTTCTTCAATGGGCCTCACAGTGTCCTTAGCCATAaagttttaatataatattatttaatataaaaaaattattaaataattctcatatttacaaacgagcatttactaaatttttaaaaatatgagatgttacactctcccatccacaaaagaaaattttagtcctctaaatttatcaaacaTCTTTTGACGAAAAGATAAGATCAAAATTTTGCACCTAGATTGAGGCCATCAATATTATTgagttttctttcttcttcctaacTTTGTCGTTCGTGGTGATTGTGTCGATGAAGACTATATATTTACTTAGTAAGGAAATAAAGATTTGTACGGATAAAAAAGATAATGAAGGAGAAAAGAAGTGTTCGAGCACACATAGGAGCGAAGGGGTGTGCAAAATAACATATATTTATGGAACAACTACTTAGAACTATTTTTCtctaaaattattcttttatttatttttcaaaattattatcaTATGAACTTGAATCTAAGATGCATAATTTATACAATAACGTACTAACTCTAAGGATATCTCATTTATAGGACATGCAATTAGAACTATTTGATAATTAAAAagaaatttttattatattaaatacgaTGCTTACACTTGAGCTCGAATATGATGCCCATAATTTATACGATAAAGTACTAACCAGAAGAATATGTGAATATAGTGAGGCCAAGCACGTTCTAAAAACAATCGAGGGGGCTCCACCTGGTTTGCCTCACAATCTGCTCCACTGGCACCTGATGTAACACGATCCGATTCACTGGTTGTATGGGTGGTGGGGTTGGGTTAACCAATCATACTCTATATATCTGTTTCTCTTTGGACGAAAGAAAGATGTAGGACgattaatattttcttttattgtttcttaatattttatttagaaACTATTTCGTAACAATAATAATCTTTCGGATCTAGAGGTTGGAATGATGTTGTGCAACTTCACGTCGTGGGCCGAGGAGTCAACACGGCTTGGTTCGGGGTGCGTTTTGCAACGCTACATCCTGCGTCGAGCTCTTGACTCTTGTACATAGGTCAAGGTCGAGAGTAGATTTCTTGATTCGACTTCTTCAAAGTTTAAGTAAGTAAGAAGAAGTGATGCAAGGTTGGGTGTTCGAGGTCCCTCCTAGGTGCTGCCCCAAAGGTTAGCTTTTATACTCGCAATCAGAGGTCGTCGTATAGGGTCGGTTAATGGTCATCGATGTCTCAAGCGATTGGCCCATACGCCCTGTGCAAGCATCAATCGACCTGCTCGATCCTGCGTCACGCGACACTGCTTTAGGCTTCATGAGCTGCTTTGTACCGTGTGACATTGCCTCATACAACCTCAGGCGACATGGGCACAGTCGATAGATAACGCAAATGCAAGCAACTATCTCGTATGGGTTCGAGGTGTCGCATCAACGCAATGTGCCATGTTAGCTTTGAGACGCTACGTCGACTCTTACGTAACGATTGACTGTGATTGCGGAGGAGATGCCCAAATATGTCTTATCAAATTGATTTGCTAGATCCGTGTGACAGGGGCCAAATTTAGGTTTGATTGGACTTTTCACCTATGAATTGAAACAAAAGGCGACTAGGCaatttagttattattattattattattattattattattattattattattattattattattattattattattattattattattattattattattattattattattattattattattaagatcaCGAAAAAAAGAGGTATTATTATCATGGGTGTTCGCGGTAGATATTGAAGTCGAGATTAAAAAAGTTGAGAGGTTGagagttttatttttattatttttattatttttttgatatgaAAAGGAAAATATTAGTTAAATCTCTCGATATTTAGTCAATTATAAGACTATAAATGTTTCAGTCACTCAAATAAGTTTTCCCGTGATCCCACGATCTCCCACCAGCAGTGTATAGTCGAGAAAAGATCACAATGATAATTCTAATTGGTATCGACCGGCAAAAGAATTTGTGTAATTCATTCTAATCATGCATCCCAGAAGTTGGTTGACAGACAATAGCAATGATAACTTTCATTGTCTTGACATGAAATATTCAAGACAAAGAGATGATAGACAATGTTTCTTATGGACATTGGACATCGTCTACCCGAGGATTCTCTTTCGACAACAATCTGCACCATTAATATCATGCTCGAAACCCATTAGGTCATGGTTTTTCCACACAAAACATTTCGGTTCCAAAGGATTCTGTTCTGATTAGTGATCTAAAAACCAGTACAATTTTATCTTTTAAACTAATTTGGTATAAATTTCTTGGGAACTTCTTTTATTTCATATTGTTAGCATCTTTGGTAGATATTTATGGAATTTTGGCCTACAAAATTTGGTAAATCTTTTGGGAGCTTAACATTATATTTGAAGGATTCAGTGTCAGCATAATTTAATATTCATCACATCTCTTCCATCTTTCGCCCACTCATTTTAGTTTGGACAGTCAAAACTACAAAGCatttcttaaatatattttaagcAAACCTCATACTGCCAGGGAGACTAAAAAGGTCTTAGGCAATCAATCTTCACCGAATTGGAAAATCTTGCATGCCAGTCTTGAAATGAGACGAAAACAGCAAAAACGTCGCATTGACTGAACACACTTGGATCCTTCAAGGCAAAATCCCAGAAAATGGAGCTACATTTTACCATTACCATAGTACATAAACCAAATAACAACATCAAGCTGCTCATTTTCCTTTACCTTCCGCAGAAAATATTACAGGTTATTGTTTCACTCTGAACTCCTAAGGCCATTCTCACGGTGACAAACATGTCGGGTAGATGTTTATAAGACACAAGATATTGGAGATCAGGAGACCAACATGATCTACATTGTACAGAGATTCATGTTACAACCTTAATCCTCAACCTACTGTTCGACATAAACATTAGCCACAATCCAATTTCTGATTTCTGCTGCATTGGCTTTATCATAGACTTGTATGAGTTTCCTGTTGGGCACAGCATTCCATTCTTCAGCAGCAATCCACCTTGATACCAAGCATAGCAGCCCTCatgtttcttctcttctccatATTAAGCACACCTAATCAAATATCTTCTAGAGCGGTTCATCCCAGGCAAAGAGGCCAATTCTTTCTAGCAGAAGAGTCAGTTCCTAAAATGAAAATAGGAAAAAGTTCACTTTTCTTCAGCTACTTATTGTGCCATCTCATATGAACTTGCAGCAATGTTTCATTGTTGTAGAATTCAGGTCTTGCAAATGAAGTAGCATTCCAATTGCTGTTTAAAACTCGATGGTTATGTCCCATATATATGAATCTCGTTGTGGAATCCCCAAATGAATGGTTAGCAGACCATGATTCTCATCATATGTGAAGTCAACTGCCTCTGCATCAACTGCTACTTTCA
The DNA window shown above is from Musa acuminata AAA Group cultivar baxijiao chromosome BXJ2-4, Cavendish_Baxijiao_AAA, whole genome shotgun sequence and carries:
- the LOC103980330 gene encoding uncharacterized protein LOC103980330 produces the protein MDRDTKKRGREESDARGEAWDLSSKKKKEKKKNNDAVDDTNVFRPPGLFEFPWQKGERLLVPEPEGWDLRSVFFSSLVDGCSAAIGVPGDRLSPTAPRPFCLLEDPTDGELDGGVDCIWSSVLRHPLSTVYSKGYNA